The Bacillus sp. Y1 genome has a window encoding:
- a CDS encoding DUF309 domain-containing protein, translating into MSHYPAEYYEFFISFNEGDYYTCHDLLEEMWMTDKGNYFLKGLLQMSVAIYHYEYGNVVGARSMMKVAYEYLDSYRPMHWGLDVEKLHAFIYQCITIIPQHIDRIPFEKVATLPSLPQYYLFLEEDN; encoded by the coding sequence TTGTCACACTATCCAGCTGAATATTATGAGTTTTTTATTTCTTTTAATGAAGGCGATTATTATACTTGTCACGATTTACTGGAAGAAATGTGGATGACTGATAAAGGAAATTACTTTTTAAAAGGTTTATTACAAATGAGTGTAGCTATTTATCATTACGAATACGGAAATGTTGTTGGTGCAAGATCAATGATGAAGGTGGCTTATGAATATTTAGACTCGTATCGTCCCATGCACTGGGGTCTGGATGTTGAAAAGCTTCATGCATTTATTTACCAGTGTATTACTATTATACCACAACATATTGATCGAATTCCCTTTGAAAAAGTAGCGACTCTTCCAAGCCTACCCCAGTATTATTTATTTTTAGAAGAAGATAATTAG
- a CDS encoding divergent PAP2 family protein: protein MELLFNFPFIASLIAIFFAQFVKVPIQYLATRKIDWSLLTSTGGMPSSHSAAVTALSTGVAFEAGIDSAIFAVSAVFAIITMFDATGVRRQAGEQAIVLNQLVHDFHKFLDEAKGWPNKPEQEKRKELKELLGHKPIEVFFGGITGVLVAFFLRFITT from the coding sequence ATGGAATTATTATTTAACTTCCCATTTATAGCTTCCTTGATAGCAATCTTTTTTGCTCAATTTGTAAAGGTTCCTATTCAGTATCTCGCTACACGGAAGATTGATTGGTCCCTGCTTACAAGTACAGGAGGAATGCCTAGCTCCCATTCTGCTGCTGTAACCGCACTGTCTACCGGCGTGGCATTCGAAGCTGGAATTGACTCCGCTATATTCGCTGTATCAGCTGTGTTTGCAATTATAACCATGTTTGATGCTACAGGTGTACGAAGGCAAGCTGGAGAACAGGCTATTGTATTAAATCAGCTTGTACATGACTTTCATAAATTTCTAGATGAAGCAAAAGGGTGGCCGAATAAGCCAGAACAAGAGAAACGAAAAGAGTTAAAAGAACTCCTTGGTCACAAACCAATTGAAGTATTCTTCGGTGGAATCACCGGTGTACTCGTTGCGTTCTTCCTACGGTTCATCACTACATAA
- a CDS encoding DedA family protein: MEEWIFSIIENYGYLGVFLIIVIENVFPPIPSELVLPFSGFMTTKTELSVAMMIVASTAGSVVGGTILYYIGTILDVERLEKIVDRWGKYLQLKREDVYKADAWFDRYGIWTVFFCRMVPLLRSLISVPAGMSNMKMPLFLLFTLLGTAIWNTLLIVIGAKLGENWTQILSYTEVYSDIIYAVGAIAILAVLIFFGRRFFYKK, from the coding sequence ATGGAAGAATGGATTTTTAGTATTATTGAGAACTATGGGTATCTTGGGGTATTTTTAATTATTGTAATAGAAAATGTGTTCCCACCAATTCCATCTGAACTTGTTTTACCGTTTAGTGGATTTATGACAACCAAAACTGAATTGTCCGTAGCGATGATGATCGTTGCGTCAACGGCCGGATCAGTGGTTGGTGGAACGATTTTATACTATATTGGTACGATTCTGGATGTAGAACGGCTAGAGAAGATTGTAGACCGTTGGGGTAAATATCTTCAACTAAAAAGAGAAGATGTATACAAAGCGGATGCTTGGTTTGACCGTTACGGAATATGGACTGTTTTCTTTTGCCGAATGGTTCCGTTATTAAGAAGTCTTATTTCTGTACCTGCCGGGATGTCTAATATGAAAATGCCGTTGTTCCTACTCTTTACTCTCTTAGGAACAGCGATTTGGAACACGCTTCTAATTGTTATTGGCGCAAAGCTCGGAGAAAATTGGACACAGATTTTAAGTTACACAGAAGTGTATTCCGATATTATTTATGCAGTAGGTGCTATTGCGATTTTGGCGGTACTTATCTTTTTCGGAAGAAGATTTTTTTATAAAAAGTAA
- a CDS encoding Na+/H+ antiporter family protein yields the protein MNAVILAVLVMLILSLFRVNVVLSLIIGAIVGGLTGGLSIEKTIEVFSGGLGGSAEVALSYALLGGFAIAISKTGLPNVLVDAVLKMVQKNGDSKAKVYSKALIVFAILLMACFSQNLIPIHIAFIPILIPPLLNVMNELKIDRRLIASVLTFGLTAPYILLPAGFGKIFHDILATNMSDSGLKIDPADIPTAMLIPTAGLLVGLVIAIFFSYRKGRNYVTHELIKVEKQEQSKLAIVFAVLAIIGALIVQILLDSMIIGALAGIIIIYLSGSVKWREADELLTDGMKMMAFIGFVMLSAFGFAEVLKATGAVDELVQQSANVIGGNQGLAALLMLVVGLLVTMGIGSSFSTIPIIATIFVPLCMELGFSPMATIALVGTAAALGDAGSPASDSTLGPTAGLNADGQHNHIWDTCVPTFIHYNIPLVIFGWIAAMVL from the coding sequence ATGAATGCAGTCATCCTTGCAGTGCTTGTTATGCTAATATTAAGTTTATTTCGAGTAAATGTCGTGTTATCCCTCATTATCGGAGCGATCGTCGGAGGACTAACCGGTGGATTATCGATTGAAAAAACAATTGAAGTCTTCTCTGGAGGATTAGGAGGAAGTGCGGAGGTTGCCTTAAGTTACGCTTTATTAGGTGGCTTCGCTATTGCCATATCAAAAACAGGGCTACCAAATGTTTTGGTCGATGCCGTCTTAAAAATGGTTCAAAAGAATGGTGATTCTAAAGCTAAAGTTTATTCAAAAGCGCTCATCGTTTTTGCGATTTTATTAATGGCTTGCTTCTCGCAAAACCTGATTCCCATCCATATTGCGTTTATTCCTATTTTAATTCCACCACTATTAAATGTGATGAATGAGTTGAAAATAGATAGAAGATTAATAGCATCCGTTTTAACATTCGGGTTAACAGCCCCTTATATCCTTTTACCAGCAGGATTTGGAAAAATCTTTCACGATATACTAGCTACTAATATGTCTGATAGTGGATTAAAGATTGACCCAGCAGATATTCCGACAGCAATGCTAATTCCGACAGCGGGTCTTTTAGTAGGATTAGTAATTGCCATTTTCTTTTCTTACCGTAAAGGAAGAAACTATGTGACCCACGAATTAATTAAAGTAGAAAAGCAAGAACAAAGTAAGTTAGCAATCGTTTTTGCCGTACTAGCCATCATTGGTGCTTTAATCGTGCAAATTCTCCTCGATTCAATGATCATCGGTGCTCTTGCAGGGATCATCATTATCTACTTGAGTGGTTCCGTGAAGTGGCGTGAGGCGGACGAGCTTCTAACAGATGGAATGAAAATGATGGCCTTTATTGGATTTGTAATGTTATCGGCCTTTGGATTTGCCGAAGTATTAAAAGCAACTGGGGCCGTGGATGAACTTGTTCAACAGTCTGCGAATGTGATTGGTGGAAACCAGGGGCTGGCTGCTTTATTGATGCTAGTAGTAGGTTTGCTAGTTACTATGGGAATTGGATCTTCTTTCTCTACCATCCCTATCATTGCTACCATTTTCGTGCCACTTTGTATGGAACTAGGCTTTAGTCCGATGGCTACGATCGCATTAGTAGGTACAGCAGCAGCACTAGGAGATGCAGGTTCTCCGGCTTCTGATAGTACGCTCGGTCCTACAGCAGGATTGAATGCAGATGGTCAGCATAATCATATTTGGGACACATGTGTGCCAACCTTTATTCATTACAATATCCCGCTTGTCATTTTTGGTTGGATCGCGGCTATGGTATTATAA
- a CDS encoding leucyl aminopeptidase, translating into MFSVYDKIDFSVKLDALVVGLFDKPVKFDGDLKVLDDQFDGYLTELVKSGDLSAKKKSLTKIHTFGKIGARNLYIVGLGKEDQATFSSVRESFGAVCKQIQSARLTEIAVHLDSFIGKELDALDVAHAVGEAFALATYEFKGYKQKSNEPEKRIENVHVYSEQLEKEDHQAALTVGYVYGKGTNSARTLVNLPGNMLTATDMANYAKQLGEKYEFEIEILDKEDMLKLGMGAMLAVNQGSSEPPKMIVLKYQGKEEWTDVIGLVGKGVTFDTGGYSIKPKDGIVGMKTDMGGAAAVLGAMEIIGELRPEQNVVAVIPSTDNMISGTAFKPDDVITSMSGKTIEVLNTDAEGRLVLADAVTYAKFHGAQYLVDVATLTGGVIIALGTDTTGALTNHEGLFEQVLEASSEAGEPMWRLPLFEKDKERVRSSKIADLNNSPGREGHAIMGGAFVGEFAENTPWVHLDIAGTATTSKASDLGPDGATGVMTRTLALFVERFEVIK; encoded by the coding sequence ATGTTTTCCGTATATGATAAAATTGATTTTTCTGTAAAATTGGACGCATTAGTCGTTGGGTTATTTGATAAGCCAGTAAAGTTCGACGGTGACTTAAAAGTTCTAGATGATCAATTTGATGGCTATTTAACAGAATTAGTGAAAAGCGGTGACTTGTCCGCGAAAAAGAAGAGTTTAACGAAAATACATACATTTGGAAAAATTGGAGCAAGAAATTTATATATTGTTGGACTTGGAAAAGAGGATCAAGCTACCTTTTCTTCAGTACGAGAATCATTCGGAGCGGTGTGTAAACAAATTCAATCAGCAAGGCTAACTGAGATAGCTGTTCATTTAGATTCTTTCATAGGGAAAGAACTAGACGCGTTGGATGTGGCTCATGCTGTCGGAGAAGCATTTGCTTTAGCTACGTATGAGTTTAAAGGCTATAAGCAAAAATCGAATGAGCCGGAAAAAAGGATTGAAAATGTCCATGTGTACAGTGAACAGTTAGAAAAGGAAGACCATCAGGCTGCGTTAACCGTAGGATATGTATACGGCAAAGGAACAAATTCTGCTCGTACACTAGTAAACTTACCTGGAAATATGCTAACAGCTACCGATATGGCTAATTACGCAAAGCAGCTAGGAGAAAAATACGAATTTGAAATAGAAATTCTTGATAAGGAAGATATGCTAAAGCTTGGTATGGGTGCTATGTTAGCCGTTAACCAAGGATCAAGCGAACCGCCAAAGATGATTGTTCTGAAGTATCAAGGGAAAGAGGAATGGACCGATGTAATTGGTCTAGTAGGTAAGGGAGTTACCTTTGATACGGGCGGATACTCGATCAAGCCAAAGGATGGCATTGTTGGAATGAAAACCGATATGGGTGGTGCTGCTGCCGTACTTGGAGCGATGGAAATCATCGGTGAATTACGTCCTGAGCAAAATGTGGTTGCCGTCATTCCTTCGACTGATAACATGATTAGTGGTACAGCCTTTAAGCCAGACGATGTGATAACGTCTATGAGTGGGAAAACGATTGAGGTATTAAATACGGATGCAGAAGGAAGATTAGTCTTGGCAGATGCTGTCACATACGCCAAGTTTCATGGAGCGCAGTATTTGGTTGACGTAGCAACGCTTACTGGTGGTGTAATCATCGCGCTCGGTACAGATACAACTGGTGCGTTAACGAATCATGAAGGATTATTTGAGCAAGTGCTTGAAGCCTCTTCTGAAGCTGGTGAACCTATGTGGCGTCTACCTCTTTTCGAAAAGGATAAAGAAAGAGTAAGAAGTAGTAAGATTGCTGATCTTAACAATTCACCTGGTCGAGAAGGTCACGCGATCATGGGTGGAGCCTTTGTCGGAGAGTTTGCCGAAAACACCCCATGGGTACATTTAGATATTGCTGGGACAGCTACCACTTCTAAAGCGTCAGACTTAGGGCCTGACGGAGCAACTGGTGTTATGACAAGAACACTCGCCCTCTTTGTTGAACGATTTGAAGTAATTAAATAA
- a CDS encoding 3D domain-containing protein: MKIVKLLIRRVMLMVLFIGALGATFQSISGVKAESLLANTNYGDEVDAEDSVIDHTVKQIGLAFKFLNNIASEETLISSSEEVIGAPPKLEEAFDWGQYPKATVTATGYTAGVESTGKNPGHPEFGITYSGVKVTRDLFSTVAADLNVFPIGTILFIPGYGYGVVADKGGAIKGNKVDLYYETVEDVYNNWGKKTLEVYVIEKGDGKLTEEELRTLNEDKALQVFRQQYTSSESK; encoded by the coding sequence ATGAAAATAGTGAAATTGTTAATAAGGCGTGTTATGTTGATGGTGTTGTTTATTGGAGCTTTAGGTGCAACATTTCAAAGTATCTCAGGCGTAAAAGCTGAATCTCTATTGGCAAATACAAATTACGGTGACGAAGTGGATGCTGAAGATTCTGTCATTGATCACACCGTAAAACAGATTGGATTGGCATTTAAATTCTTAAATAATATAGCTAGTGAAGAAACATTAATCTCATCAAGTGAAGAAGTAATCGGTGCCCCGCCAAAGCTTGAAGAAGCATTTGATTGGGGACAATACCCGAAAGCAACGGTAACTGCCACTGGCTACACTGCAGGAGTTGAATCAACTGGGAAGAACCCTGGGCATCCAGAGTTTGGAATTACATATTCAGGTGTGAAGGTAACGAGAGACTTATTTTCAACAGTAGCTGCGGATTTAAATGTTTTTCCAATCGGAACCATTCTCTTTATTCCTGGTTACGGATACGGAGTTGTTGCAGATAAAGGTGGAGCGATCAAAGGCAATAAAGTAGACCTTTATTATGAAACAGTTGAAGATGTGTACAACAACTGGGGTAAGAAAACACTAGAAGTGTATGTTATTGAAAAAGGCGATGGAAAGCTAACTGAAGAAGAGCTTCGTACCTTAAATGAGGACAAGGCATTACAAGTATTCCGTCAGCAATATACGAGCTCAGAAAGTAAATAA
- a CDS encoding alpha/beta fold hydrolase — protein sequence MQAERFSLEKTRWNSLFRAFTDGTPITASTPRQALWKRNKATLWYYPAPVKKYHSPLYLIYSLVNQPTILDLLPNTSLIGALTNAGYEVYMIDFGIPRYEDRDMTIDDYVLKYIQPGARVALKHSKSNSISVMGFCLGGTLAAIYAAIAKEPIENLILFVTPVDFSYFPKFDLLHQAIKDETIDLSPIIDGLGIIPAAFMNYGVRLITSPIYISPYLSLLEKGHNKEYVHKWSLFNQWTKEHIAFPGAALKQIVNDLIIHNKLLTGKFTVGGKPARLQQILANLLVIASTNDELVPIEQALPMMTLAGSQDKELIQLPNGHTGIASGAGLPTILFHWLASRSYPVHIESEEGNLNWK from the coding sequence ATGCAAGCTGAACGATTTTCACTTGAGAAAACTCGATGGAATTCACTGTTCCGTGCGTTTACCGACGGAACTCCCATCACAGCATCAACACCTAGACAAGCACTCTGGAAAAGAAACAAAGCCACTTTATGGTATTACCCTGCACCTGTTAAAAAATATCATTCACCGCTTTATTTAATTTATTCTTTAGTGAATCAACCAACTATATTGGATTTATTGCCAAACACAAGTTTGATTGGTGCTCTTACCAATGCTGGCTATGAGGTGTATATGATAGACTTCGGAATTCCAAGATACGAAGATCGCGACATGACCATAGACGATTATGTACTCAAGTATATTCAGCCAGGTGCAAGGGTCGCTCTGAAACACTCAAAAAGCAATAGCATTAGTGTCATGGGATTTTGCCTTGGAGGAACACTCGCTGCTATATACGCAGCCATAGCCAAGGAACCGATCGAGAATCTTATTCTTTTTGTCACTCCTGTCGACTTTTCATATTTTCCAAAGTTTGATCTCCTCCACCAAGCTATCAAGGATGAAACAATCGACCTATCACCTATTATAGATGGGCTAGGAATTATACCAGCAGCCTTTATGAATTATGGAGTTCGACTGATCACTTCCCCTATCTATATTTCTCCGTATTTATCACTATTAGAAAAAGGACATAACAAGGAATACGTACACAAATGGTCATTATTCAATCAATGGACAAAGGAGCATATTGCCTTTCCGGGTGCCGCCCTTAAGCAAATCGTGAATGACCTAATCATCCACAATAAGTTACTAACAGGAAAATTTACGGTTGGTGGAAAACCAGCACGATTACAACAAATACTTGCTAACCTATTAGTGATTGCTTCAACAAATGATGAACTCGTACCAATAGAGCAAGCTTTGCCTATGATGACATTAGCAGGTAGCCAAGATAAGGAGCTTATTCAGTTGCCAAATGGACATACTGGTATTGCTTCCGGAGCAGGATTACCCACCATCCTTTTTCACTGGTTAGCAAGCCGTTCTTATCCAGTACACATAGAAAGCGAGGAGGGTAATCTAAATTGGAAATAG
- a CDS encoding sulfite oxidase-like oxidoreductase, whose amino-acid sequence MYFGKVNKKTNDRVPPNQNVTTTFPVLHHGNVPYYKNLNEWTLRLFGEVKKEVVFTFSELIELPQTEYQNDIHCVTGWSKLDNTWSGISTRAVLDAVVLLEGVEHVIFHAEEGWSANIPFEDFAKETSLLAHSFNGVPLTPEHGYPLRAVIPHLYFWKSAKWLRAIEFSKDDKPGFWEKNGYHNYGNPWKEERFTWD is encoded by the coding sequence ATGTACTTTGGAAAAGTAAACAAGAAGACAAACGACCGTGTTCCTCCTAATCAAAATGTAACAACCACTTTTCCTGTATTACATCACGGGAATGTTCCATATTATAAAAACTTAAATGAATGGACTCTTCGCCTATTTGGTGAAGTGAAAAAGGAAGTTGTTTTCACTTTTTCTGAGCTTATAGAGTTACCACAAACAGAATATCAAAACGATATTCATTGTGTGACTGGGTGGTCGAAGCTTGATAATACATGGAGTGGAATAAGTACGCGTGCAGTGCTGGATGCGGTTGTATTGTTAGAGGGAGTAGAACATGTCATTTTTCATGCAGAAGAAGGCTGGTCAGCTAATATTCCTTTTGAAGACTTTGCAAAAGAGACAAGTTTGCTCGCTCACAGCTTTAATGGAGTGCCGCTCACACCTGAGCATGGATATCCGCTGCGTGCGGTGATCCCACATTTGTACTTTTGGAAAAGTGCCAAATGGCTTCGGGCAATCGAGTTTTCCAAAGATGATAAACCTGGTTTTTGGGAGAAAAATGGCTATCACAATTATGGGAACCCATGGAAGGAAGAACGTTTTACTTGGGATTAG
- a CDS encoding YuiB family protein, producing MTIFVLPISMLLFFVLFFGIGFILNMLLRMSWVMAIIYPIVSILIVDVVSFSEYFTNSAAAFQDLGNRIMNLALADILILSSGMAGAILAGITIKMLRNRGYRMF from the coding sequence ATGACGATATTTGTTCTACCTATATCGATGCTTTTGTTTTTTGTATTATTTTTTGGAATCGGATTCATCTTAAATATGCTACTAAGAATGTCGTGGGTTATGGCAATCATTTATCCAATCGTTTCGATTCTCATTGTTGATGTAGTTAGCTTCAGTGAGTACTTTACAAATAGTGCTGCTGCATTTCAAGACTTGGGGAACCGAATTATGAATCTAGCACTTGCAGACATTCTGATTTTAAGCAGCGGAATGGCAGGAGCGATACTTGCAGGAATAACAATAAAAATGTTAAGAAACAGAGGATATCGCATGTTTTAG
- a CDS encoding YuiA family protein, with product MSAVKVETKECLYCSGKGYFQLLLGGSETCPSCGGTGKQKESK from the coding sequence ATGAGTGCAGTGAAGGTAGAAACAAAGGAATGTCTTTATTGCTCAGGCAAGGGGTACTTCCAGCTTTTACTTGGTGGTTCAGAAACATGCCCAAGCTGTGGGGGAACTGGAAAACAGAAAGAATCAAAATAA
- a CDS encoding WASHC3/CCDC53 family protein, with amino-acid sequence MRSEQLDDLYSQIKLTGSKAEALVNDWIKNRVNKEDIVGLLGRRTQWYGKLIKELQDAVETASVPLNIPTKRDVASVAKLTIQNEDRLEDIQQRLAQIETTLQRLEATLGTKPSSTKAPLQKASRRPLDRKERAKLVQENLARLSDALLNQSKLGD; translated from the coding sequence TTGCGTAGCGAACAGCTTGATGATTTATATAGCCAAATTAAATTAACTGGATCGAAAGCGGAGGCTTTAGTAAACGATTGGATAAAAAATCGAGTAAACAAAGAGGATATCGTCGGACTACTAGGCAGAAGAACCCAATGGTATGGCAAGCTCATTAAGGAGCTTCAAGATGCTGTGGAAACAGCTTCGGTCCCATTAAACATTCCTACCAAAAGAGATGTGGCAAGTGTTGCAAAACTTACGATTCAAAATGAAGATCGGCTGGAGGATATCCAGCAAAGATTAGCACAAATAGAAACAACCCTACAGCGTTTAGAAGCTACATTGGGCACAAAACCTTCTTCTACCAAAGCCCCCTTACAAAAAGCAAGTAGAAGACCTCTTGACCGTAAAGAAAGAGCAAAGCTTGTTCAAGAAAACCTTGCAAGGCTCTCAGATGCTTTATTAAATCAGTCAAAGCTTGGTGATTAA
- a CDS encoding DedA family protein, with protein sequence MELDFILDIIEENGYIGLFLWLWFGVVGMPVPNEIIAMTVGLAASLGTLNPVCIFLSTYLGIVAALTTSYLAGKYIGVRLLPFFQKSKRMARTIDRSFQSIEKYHAFSLLFSYFIPGLRNFVPFIYGLSKLSYKVFALFAYSGAFIWLSIVFSLGYWFGDQKEILVEYETELLLMGSIFFVGSFLLIKVINRKKVKKLRRSSTL encoded by the coding sequence ATGGAGTTAGATTTTATTCTTGATATAATCGAGGAAAATGGATATATTGGGCTGTTCCTTTGGCTTTGGTTTGGAGTAGTAGGCATGCCAGTACCTAATGAAATAATCGCCATGACGGTGGGTTTAGCGGCTTCCCTAGGTACCTTAAATCCAGTATGCATCTTTCTTTCTACGTATCTAGGAATAGTCGCTGCACTAACTACAAGCTACCTCGCAGGAAAATACATAGGTGTTAGACTCCTTCCATTCTTTCAAAAGAGCAAACGGATGGCTCGAACCATTGACCGTTCCTTCCAATCCATTGAAAAGTACCATGCTTTTTCCCTTCTGTTCAGTTACTTTATCCCTGGATTACGAAACTTTGTCCCATTTATTTATGGACTAAGCAAGCTGTCCTATAAAGTTTTTGCCTTGTTTGCCTACAGTGGGGCTTTTATTTGGCTCAGTATCGTTTTTTCGCTTGGATATTGGTTTGGTGATCAGAAGGAGATCCTCGTCGAGTATGAAACAGAATTACTACTAATGGGAAGTATCTTTTTTGTAGGTTCGTTTCTTTTAATAAAAGTGATCAATCGGAAAAAAGTAAAAAAGCTTAGGAGGTCTTCAACTTTATGA
- a CDS encoding undecaprenyl-diphosphate phosphatase, which produces MNVWDIFVAIILGLVEGLTEFAPVSSTGHMIIVDDMLFKSKELFGSEVANTFKVVIQLGSILAVVIVFKDRFIQLLGLSSRKAKQEYGGKKLRLSQVIVGLLPAGILGVLFDDYIDEHLFTTETVLIGLVAGAVLMIIADLMPKDKKPKVETVDQISYKQAIIIGLFQCIALWPGFSRSGSTMSGGVILGLSHRAAADFTFIMAVPIMAGASLISLLNSWEYFTMDALPFFIAGFISAFVFALISIRFFLALINKVQLIPFAIYRIILATIIFVVFIL; this is translated from the coding sequence ATGAATGTATGGGATATATTTGTTGCGATTATTTTAGGCCTTGTAGAGGGGTTAACGGAATTTGCTCCAGTTTCCTCAACCGGTCATATGATTATTGTGGATGATATGCTTTTTAAATCAAAAGAATTGTTCGGCAGTGAAGTGGCTAACACGTTTAAGGTTGTCATTCAACTTGGTTCTATTTTAGCAGTTGTTATTGTATTCAAAGACCGTTTTATTCAGTTATTGGGACTTTCATCAAGAAAAGCTAAACAAGAGTATGGTGGGAAAAAGCTTAGACTTTCTCAAGTAATCGTTGGTCTTCTTCCAGCTGGTATTCTTGGTGTCTTATTTGATGACTATATTGATGAGCATCTTTTTACAACTGAAACGGTATTAATCGGACTTGTTGCTGGTGCTGTACTCATGATTATTGCTGATCTAATGCCAAAGGATAAAAAGCCAAAGGTGGAAACGGTCGATCAGATTTCGTACAAGCAAGCCATTATTATTGGATTGTTCCAATGTATTGCATTATGGCCAGGATTTTCTCGTTCGGGTTCGACAATGTCTGGTGGAGTCATTTTAGGATTAAGCCACCGTGCAGCAGCTGATTTTACATTCATTATGGCTGTTCCAATCATGGCTGGTGCAAGCTTAATTTCTCTTTTAAATAGCTGGGAATACTTCACAATGGATGCACTGCCATTCTTTATTGCAGGCTTTATTAGTGCGTTCGTATTCGCCCTTATCTCCATTCGTTTTTTCCTGGCGTTAATCAATAAAGTTCAATTAATTCCATTTGCGATTTATCGAATTATTCTTGCAACGATTATCTTTGTTGTGTTTATCTTATAG